The Plasmodium cynomolgi strain B DNA, scaffold: 0041, whole genome shotgun sequence genome contains a region encoding:
- a CDS encoding CYIR protein (putative;~vir-type antigen) — translation MVHLSKTELEDVIKILPSHGFYESFDKDEKGSEHSSECNKLSTNDDRIKNICLKFLKNLKDLSNMKNEKKKNDDNYRYLTFWIYDKLYNMFGKHFTEILEIGNNYYKSLSNQLYLNEYGYDFNRIREMKYLYDYFKRYEVIIKCKKSPEVECNKYNKYCRSWKKKNKYTSYENPRDNILDSHPEPMLQNMNGKIIQLAFQE, via the exons atggtgcattTAAGTAAGACAGAGCTa gaagatgttataaaaattttaccctCGCATGGTTTTTATGAAAGTTTTGataaagatgaaaaaggCAGTGAACATAGTAGTGAATGTAACAAGTTAAGCACAAATGATGATaggattaaaaatatttgcttgaaattcttaaaaaatttgaaagatttatcaaatatgaaaaatgaaaaaaaaaaaaatgatgataattATCGTTATTTGACATTTTGGATATATgacaaattatataatatgtttg GAAAACATTTTACTGAAATCCTCGAAATAGGGaataattattacaaaaGCTTAAGTAATCAGTTATATTTGAACGAATATGGATACGATTTCAATAGGATTAGGGAGATGAAATATTTGTacgattattttaaaaggtATGAAGTGATTATTAAGTGTAAAAAATCTCCAGAAGTAGAATGCAACAAAtacaataaatat TGTCGTTcctggaaaaagaaaaataagtatACAAGCTATGAGAATCCTAGGGATAACATATTAGACAGTCACCCAGAACCTATGTTGCAAAACATGAAcggaaaaataatacaattgGCCTTTCAAGAATAG